Proteins from one Bradyrhizobium roseum genomic window:
- the trmB gene encoding tRNA (guanosine(46)-N7)-methyltransferase TrmB has translation MAPSDAGDRDAPPDDGASAHARGSFFGRRKGHKLRIHQADLIDNLLPHLALDIATPAPERLAELFDGDIADVRLEIGFGGGEHLIAEAQAFPDTGFIGCEPYVNGMAKILTQIEANNIGNIRLYAGDAAELLAWAPARSLSRIDLIHPDPWPKRRHWKRRFVQDATIAAMARILKDGGEFRFVSDIDDYCAWTLAHLMRSPDFAWTAERAVDWHQPWAGYTMTRYGRKAEREGRAAAYLRFRRVG, from the coding sequence ATGGCCCCCAGCGATGCCGGCGACCGCGACGCGCCGCCGGATGACGGCGCGTCGGCGCATGCGCGCGGCTCGTTCTTCGGTCGCCGCAAGGGCCACAAGCTCCGCATCCATCAGGCCGATCTGATCGACAATCTGCTGCCGCATCTGGCGCTCGACATTGCAACGCCTGCGCCGGAGCGGCTGGCCGAGCTGTTCGATGGCGACATCGCCGATGTCAGGCTCGAAATCGGCTTCGGCGGCGGCGAGCATCTGATCGCGGAGGCACAGGCCTTTCCCGACACCGGGTTCATCGGCTGCGAGCCCTATGTCAACGGCATGGCGAAAATCCTGACCCAGATCGAGGCCAACAATATCGGCAACATCCGGCTCTATGCCGGCGATGCCGCGGAATTGCTGGCCTGGGCGCCGGCGCGATCGCTTTCGCGGATCGACCTGATCCATCCCGATCCCTGGCCGAAGCGGCGGCACTGGAAGCGGCGCTTCGTGCAGGACGCAACGATTGCCGCGATGGCGCGGATTCTCAAGGACGGCGGCGAATTTCGCTTCGTCAGCGACATCGACGATTACTGCGCCTGGACACTGGCGCATCTGATGCGCAGTCCCGACTTCGCCTGGACCGCGGAGCGCGCCGTCGACTGGCACCAGCCATGGGCCGGCTACACCATGACGCGCTACGGCAGGAAGGCCGAACGCGAGGGGCGGGCGGCAGCATATTTGCGGTTTCGGCGGGTGGGGTAA
- the lnt gene encoding apolipoprotein N-acyltransferase produces MISSSKLRLAGLSIILAWGWKRAAIALAAGALSALAMAPFNAWPILFVTFPVTVWLIDGAAAGKWRGVPAAAMSGFWFGLGYFVPGLYWTGNAFLVDAQTFAWLMPFAVLGLPTYLALFPALGFALARLIWTRDASRVLALAVALTASEWLRGHVLTGFPWNAFGYALSEPLVLAQTASLIGLWGMTLLSIAIFASPAVLIDGSSRGRKPWIAPVMALTLLVAMGIYGAVRLSLQPTVLTGVKLRIMQPNLQQDVKFNYAAKAEVMQKYLALSDRASGPQSTGVRDTQILIWPESAFPFFLTREADAMAQIAELLPKGTVLMTGSVRAPDGPPGARVSRAFNSIYLIDHDGGVLSVYDKLHLVPFGEYLPFQAWMEKLGFVQLTRVHGGFIPGTRRRAMEVPQAPPALPLICYEAIFPGDIAASGERPGWIINLTNDGWFGNSTGPYQHLQQARLRAIEEGLPMVRAANTGISAVIDPSGRIVARLGLGIEGVLDSALPSPLPPTLYARLRDIPVVILVAAALLFIFRRRLMKRAA; encoded by the coding sequence GTGATCTCATCCAGCAAACTACGCTTGGCCGGGCTTTCGATCATTCTGGCCTGGGGCTGGAAGCGTGCGGCCATCGCACTGGCCGCAGGCGCCCTTTCGGCGCTGGCGATGGCGCCGTTCAATGCCTGGCCGATATTGTTTGTGACGTTTCCGGTCACAGTCTGGTTGATCGACGGCGCCGCCGCCGGGAAATGGCGCGGCGTACCGGCGGCGGCGATGTCGGGCTTCTGGTTCGGGCTCGGCTATTTCGTGCCCGGGCTATACTGGACCGGCAACGCCTTCCTGGTCGATGCGCAGACGTTTGCCTGGCTGATGCCGTTCGCGGTGCTCGGCCTGCCGACCTACCTTGCCCTGTTCCCGGCGCTCGGCTTCGCCCTGGCGCGCCTGATCTGGACGCGGGATGCGTCGCGGGTGCTGGCGCTGGCGGTCGCGCTCACCGCCAGCGAATGGCTGCGCGGCCATGTGCTGACAGGATTCCCTTGGAACGCCTTCGGCTACGCGCTGTCGGAACCGCTGGTGCTGGCGCAGACCGCCTCCCTGATCGGGCTCTGGGGCATGACCTTGCTCAGCATCGCGATCTTCGCGAGTCCGGCCGTGCTGATCGACGGGTCTTCGCGCGGCCGGAAGCCCTGGATCGCGCCCGTGATGGCGCTCACACTGCTGGTCGCGATGGGCATTTATGGGGCCGTGCGGCTGTCGCTGCAGCCCACCGTGCTGACCGGCGTCAAGCTGCGTATCATGCAGCCGAACCTTCAACAGGACGTCAAATTCAACTACGCCGCCAAGGCGGAGGTGATGCAGAAATATCTGGCGCTTTCGGACCGCGCCTCGGGACCGCAATCCACCGGCGTGCGCGATACGCAGATCCTGATCTGGCCGGAATCCGCATTCCCGTTCTTTCTGACCCGCGAAGCCGACGCGATGGCGCAGATCGCCGAGCTGTTGCCCAAGGGCACGGTGCTGATGACCGGCTCGGTGCGCGCCCCGGACGGCCCGCCCGGCGCCCGCGTCAGTCGCGCCTTCAATTCGATATATCTGATCGACCATGACGGCGGCGTGCTGTCGGTCTACGACAAGCTGCACCTGGTGCCGTTCGGCGAATATCTGCCGTTCCAGGCGTGGATGGAAAAGCTCGGATTCGTGCAGCTGACCAGGGTACATGGCGGCTTCATTCCCGGAACGCGGCGCCGCGCCATGGAAGTCCCGCAGGCGCCCCCCGCGCTGCCCCTGATCTGCTATGAGGCGATTTTTCCCGGCGATATCGCGGCCTCCGGCGAGCGCCCGGGCTGGATCATCAACCTGACCAATGACGGCTGGTTTGGAAATTCGACGGGTCCCTACCAGCATCTGCAACAGGCGCGGCTGCGTGCCATCGAAGAAGGCCTGCCGATGGTCCGCGCCGCCAACACCGGCATCTCGGCGGTCATCGATCCCTCCGGGCGGATCGTCGCACGCCTCGGACTTGGTATTGAAGGCGTACTGGATTCCGCTTTGCCCAGCCCCCTGCCGCCGACCCTTTATGCTCGACTTAGAGATATTCCAGTTGTCATCCTCGTGGCCGCTGCGCTTTTGTTCATCTTCAGACGCCGCTTGATGAAGCGCGCTGCCTGA
- a CDS encoding helix-turn-helix domain-containing protein: MSTKAPNPVDKYVGSRVRMRRIMLGMSQEKLGEALGLTFQQVQKYEKGTNRVGASRLQQISEILQVPVSFLFDGGPSGAVNGSAFAEGASPAYVSDFLATSEGLALTRAFTRIPDSKMRRSIVELVEQIAARDGPDQR, encoded by the coding sequence ATGTCTACCAAAGCGCCCAATCCGGTTGACAAATATGTCGGCAGCCGCGTCCGGATGCGCCGTATCATGCTGGGAATGAGCCAAGAAAAACTTGGCGAAGCGCTCGGCCTCACATTCCAGCAGGTTCAGAAATACGAAAAAGGCACCAATCGGGTCGGCGCCAGCCGCCTTCAGCAAATTTCAGAAATATTGCAGGTCCCGGTGTCGTTCCTGTTCGATGGCGGCCCGAGCGGCGCGGTGAACGGCAGCGCCTTTGCCGAAGGCGCCTCGCCGGCATATGTGTCCGATTTCCTCGCCACATCGGAAGGTCTTGCGCTGACGCGCGCGTTCACGCGCATCCCCGATTCCAAGATGCGGCGCTCGATCGTCGAACTGGTCGAGCAGATCGCCGCGCGTGACGGTCCGGACCAGCGCTGA
- a CDS encoding hemolysin family protein has translation MPDSDPVQDNPRDTPNLPAVVKEGEVLRPAADNWLLRAIRTLFGWKAGSVRADLQVVLDTSTPDDVGFSAIERTMLRNILSLNERRIADVMVHRADIVAVKQDIQLGELMGLFESAAHSRLVVYDETLDDPVGIVHIRDLLAFMTAKARVGDTAKPKRKKPFPAGLDLRAVDLALPLTEANIIRKLLYVPPSMRAIDLLAQMQASRIHLALVVDEYGGTDGLVSIEDIVEQIVGEIDDEHDSDEPPAIVRQADGSFFADARASLEDARTVIGEEFVTGEAGEEVATLGGYLVAQVGRLPVRGEVIAGPGNFEIEVLDADPRRVKRLRIGIRKERPAARPPRERTRRDSAQETNVPPTNDNTPPGPTSGDGAGTP, from the coding sequence ATGCCGGACTCCGACCCTGTCCAGGATAATCCACGCGACACGCCCAACCTGCCGGCGGTGGTGAAAGAGGGCGAGGTGTTGCGCCCGGCCGCCGACAACTGGCTGCTGCGCGCGATCCGCACACTGTTCGGCTGGAAGGCAGGCTCGGTCCGCGCCGACCTTCAGGTCGTGCTCGATACCTCGACCCCCGATGACGTCGGCTTTTCCGCCATCGAGCGCACCATGCTGCGCAACATCCTCAGCCTCAACGAGCGGCGGATCGCCGACGTCATGGTGCATCGCGCCGACATCGTCGCGGTCAAGCAGGATATCCAGCTCGGCGAACTCATGGGCCTGTTCGAAAGCGCAGCGCATTCGCGGCTGGTGGTCTATGACGAGACGCTCGACGACCCCGTCGGCATCGTCCACATCCGCGACCTCCTGGCATTCATGACCGCGAAGGCGCGAGTCGGCGATACCGCCAAACCCAAGCGCAAAAAGCCGTTCCCGGCCGGACTCGACCTGCGTGCGGTCGATCTCGCCTTGCCGCTGACGGAAGCCAACATCATCCGCAAGCTGTTGTATGTGCCGCCATCGATGCGGGCGATCGACCTGCTGGCGCAGATGCAGGCCTCGCGCATCCATCTGGCGCTGGTGGTGGACGAATATGGCGGCACCGACGGGCTGGTGTCGATCGAGGACATCGTCGAGCAGATCGTCGGCGAGATCGACGACGAGCACGACAGCGACGAGCCGCCGGCCATTGTCCGCCAGGCGGACGGCTCCTTCTTCGCGGACGCCCGCGCCAGCCTCGAGGACGCCCGCACCGTCATCGGCGAGGAATTCGTCACCGGTGAAGCCGGCGAGGAGGTGGCCACCCTGGGCGGCTATCTGGTGGCGCAGGTCGGCCGGTTGCCGGTGCGCGGCGAGGTCATTGCGGGCCCGGGCAATTTCGAGATCGAGGTGCTCGACGCCGATCCGCGCCGCGTCAAGCGGCTGCGAATCGGAATCCGGAAGGAACGCCCGGCGGCACGTCCGCCGCGCGAGCGAACCCGCCGCGATTCGGCACAAGAGACAAATGTGCCGCCAACCAACGACAATACCCCGCCGGGTCCGACGTCGGGCGATGGAGCCGGCACGCCGTGA
- the ybeY gene encoding rRNA maturation RNase YbeY — MSSVLPLTEVLVVADCWQSEPEAEAVIHRAIHAAAEIADADVGEAELAVMLTDDAGIRTLNNNWRGIDKPTNVLSFPALQPTAGAPADAPRMLGDIAIAYETTRKEADDEEKPFDHHLSHLAVHGFLHLIGYDHEKDDDAEAMENLEREILAQLGIPDPYADRERMD; from the coding sequence GTGTCGTCCGTCCTTCCCCTCACCGAAGTCCTCGTCGTCGCCGATTGCTGGCAGAGCGAGCCCGAGGCCGAGGCCGTGATCCATCGCGCCATCCATGCGGCGGCCGAAATCGCTGACGCCGACGTCGGCGAGGCCGAACTCGCGGTCATGCTGACCGACGATGCCGGAATCCGCACGCTCAACAACAACTGGCGCGGCATCGACAAGCCGACCAACGTGCTGTCGTTCCCGGCGCTGCAGCCGACCGCGGGCGCACCCGCCGACGCGCCGCGCATGCTCGGCGATATCGCCATCGCCTACGAGACCACGCGCAAGGAGGCTGACGACGAGGAAAAGCCGTTCGATCATCACCTCAGCCATCTGGCGGTGCACGGGTTCCTGCATCTGATCGGGTACGATCACGAAAAGGACGACGACGCCGAAGCCATGGAGAATCTCGAACGGGAGATCCTCGCCCAGCTCGGCATTCCAGATCCGTATGCAGACCGGGAGCGGATGGACTGA
- a CDS encoding PhoH family protein codes for MPKSASDSPSLAPSRKLDRDMQIPPETQVVIDFDDNRAASALVGPYGQNLALIERRLNIVVDSRGNHITIAGSRDGCDAARRVLETLYSQAVQGHDLSQGEVEGAIRAVLAQGSLFEFDAKTAKSQFETINLRKRPVRARTAAQDSYIRALKRHELVFGVGPAGTGKTWLAVAHAAQLFERKEVDRIILSRPAVEAGERLGFLPGDLREKVDPYLRPIYDALYDLMDSRIVERALQAGEIEIAPLAFMRGRTLTNAAIILDEAQNTTSMQMKMFLTRLGENSRMIITGDPSQVDLPNGQASGLAEAVKLLDGVEGIAQVKFTAEDVIRHELVARIVAAYEGLPQKPATKKS; via the coding sequence TTGCCAAAAAGTGCATCGGATTCGCCTTCACTCGCTCCCAGCCGCAAACTTGACCGCGACATGCAAATTCCGCCCGAGACCCAGGTCGTCATCGATTTCGACGACAACCGCGCCGCTTCCGCGCTGGTCGGCCCGTACGGTCAAAACCTGGCGCTGATCGAACGGCGACTCAATATCGTCGTCGATTCCCGCGGCAACCACATCACCATCGCCGGCTCGCGCGACGGCTGCGATGCCGCGCGGCGCGTGCTGGAGACGCTATATTCACAGGCGGTGCAGGGCCACGACCTTTCGCAAGGTGAAGTCGAGGGCGCAATCCGCGCCGTGCTGGCGCAGGGCTCGCTGTTCGAATTCGACGCCAAGACGGCAAAGTCCCAGTTCGAGACCATCAATTTGCGCAAGCGTCCGGTGCGCGCCCGCACGGCGGCGCAGGATTCCTACATCCGCGCGCTGAAACGCCATGAGCTGGTGTTTGGCGTCGGTCCCGCCGGCACCGGCAAGACATGGCTTGCCGTGGCGCATGCCGCGCAACTGTTCGAGCGCAAGGAAGTCGACCGCATCATCCTGTCGCGGCCGGCGGTCGAGGCTGGCGAACGGCTCGGCTTCCTGCCCGGCGATCTGCGCGAAAAGGTCGATCCTTATTTGAGGCCGATCTACGACGCGCTGTACGATCTGATGGATTCGCGGATCGTCGAGCGCGCGCTGCAGGCCGGCGAGATCGAGATCGCGCCGCTCGCCTTCATGCGCGGCCGTACGCTGACCAATGCCGCCATCATCCTGGATGAAGCGCAGAACACCACTTCAATGCAGATGAAGATGTTTTTGACCCGGCTCGGCGAGAACAGCCGCATGATCATCACCGGCGATCCGTCGCAGGTCGACCTGCCGAACGGCCAGGCCTCCGGGCTTGCCGAAGCCGTCAAGCTGCTCGACGGCGTCGAGGGCATCGCGCAGGTGAAATTTACCGCGGAAGACGTCATCCGCCATGAACTGGTGGCGCGGATCGTCGCCGCCTATGAGGGATTGCCGCAAAAACCGGCGACCAAGAAATCTTGA
- a CDS encoding DUF2336 domain-containing protein, whose translation MIVSPSLIPELDDIVSRGDPKRRADAARRVSQLFLQGAASFRPDHVDLFDGVLTSLVPHAEIAERAELAERLSSLSNAPRGLIGQLAHDDEIAIAGPLLRQSPVIDEKMLLEIASMKGQDHLLAMAERPTLSTDLTDVMIARGDRAVVRRAAGNAGAAFSETGYSTLVERASQDGVLTIRLGQRDDLSPAHLKDLLSGSIDIVRRRLVTVVKPERQAAIKQVMAVMNGASEREERRDFLPAQRTVMKLHREGMLGEGALLNFARAFKYEEAVAALSAMTGVKIETLDRLISGDRDDPLLIAGKAIDAEWATVRALILLRAGPNRSASPADIETARVNFARLMPATAQRVVAFWKTR comes from the coding sequence ATGATCGTTTCACCATCGTTGATTCCGGAACTCGACGACATTGTCAGCCGCGGCGACCCGAAGCGCCGGGCCGATGCCGCGCGCCGCGTCAGCCAGCTTTTTTTGCAGGGGGCGGCGAGCTTCCGCCCCGATCATGTCGATCTGTTCGACGGCGTCCTGACCAGTCTTGTGCCGCATGCCGAGATCGCCGAGCGCGCCGAACTGGCCGAGCGGCTGTCGTCGCTTTCAAATGCGCCGCGCGGCCTGATCGGCCAGCTTGCCCATGACGATGAAATTGCCATCGCGGGCCCGCTGCTGCGACAATCCCCGGTCATCGACGAAAAGATGCTGCTCGAGATCGCGTCGATGAAGGGCCAGGATCATCTGCTGGCAATGGCGGAACGGCCCACGCTTTCGACCGATCTCACCGACGTCATGATCGCCCGCGGCGACCGCGCCGTCGTCCGGCGCGCTGCCGGCAACGCCGGCGCAGCCTTTTCGGAGACCGGCTACTCGACACTGGTCGAGCGCGCCAGCCAGGATGGCGTTCTGACGATCCGGCTCGGCCAGCGCGACGACCTGTCGCCTGCGCATTTGAAGGACCTGCTCTCCGGCTCCATCGACATCGTCCGCCGCCGCCTGGTCACGGTCGTCAAGCCCGAACGGCAGGCCGCCATCAAGCAGGTGATGGCCGTCATGAACGGCGCGTCGGAACGCGAGGAACGGCGCGACTTCCTGCCGGCGCAGCGCACCGTGATGAAGCTTCATCGCGAAGGCATGCTCGGTGAAGGCGCCTTGCTCAATTTCGCGCGCGCTTTCAAATATGAGGAGGCGGTCGCCGCATTGTCGGCAATGACCGGTGTCAAGATCGAAACCCTCGACCGTCTGATCAGCGGTGACCGCGACGATCCGCTCCTGATCGCCGGGAAAGCCATCGATGCCGAATGGGCGACCGTGCGCGCGCTGATCCTGCTTCGAGCAGGCCCGAACCGGTCGGCATCCCCCGCCGACATCGAAACCGCGCGGGTGAATTTTGCGCGCCTGATGCCCGCTACCGCCCAGCGCGTCGTCGCGTTCTGGAAGACGCGGTAA
- a CDS encoding M20 family metallopeptidase, with product MTTTNPFDDRTILEGIRRWVEIETPTDVPAQVNALADLVAEGYLGLPATVERIAGHSGCGDHLVARSAWGQDAPGILVLSHLDTVHPLGFIERLPFRIDGDSVFGPGIYDMKGGAYLAYHAFRQVCTDAASPPLGITQLYVSDEEIGSPTSRALIESEGRKAKYVLVTEPARDGGKIVTGRKGVGRFEVFIKGVPSHAGTRPEDGRSAIHELGNVIQTLAAMNDSSRGISVNVGVIRGGTRPNVIAEEAYAEVDLRVPTMSDSEELTAKILGLKSRTEGVTVKVVGELNRPPYEKSNAGAALYEHARTIAAEIGFDLVDTSTGGGSDGNFTAPHTATLDGLGVDGQGAHTHYEQMYISSIEPRARLLYRLYQTLR from the coding sequence ATGACGACAACCAATCCTTTTGATGACCGAACGATCCTCGAGGGCATCCGCCGCTGGGTCGAGATCGAGACCCCGACCGACGTCCCCGCGCAGGTCAACGCGCTCGCCGACCTCGTCGCCGAGGGTTATCTTGGCCTGCCTGCGACCGTCGAGCGGATCGCCGGGCATTCCGGCTGCGGCGATCATCTGGTGGCGCGCTCGGCATGGGGACAGGACGCGCCGGGAATTCTGGTACTGAGCCATCTCGATACGGTGCACCCTCTTGGGTTCATCGAGCGCCTGCCGTTTCGGATCGACGGCGACAGCGTGTTCGGCCCCGGCATCTACGACATGAAGGGCGGCGCCTATCTCGCCTATCATGCGTTCCGGCAGGTTTGCACCGATGCCGCATCGCCGCCGCTCGGTATCACCCAGCTCTATGTCTCGGACGAGGAGATCGGCAGCCCGACCTCGCGGGCGCTGATTGAGAGCGAGGGACGGAAGGCGAAATATGTGTTGGTCACCGAGCCGGCGCGCGACGGCGGCAAGATCGTAACCGGGCGCAAGGGCGTCGGCCGCTTCGAGGTGTTCATCAAGGGCGTGCCCTCGCATGCCGGCACCCGGCCCGAGGACGGCCGCAGCGCCATCCACGAACTCGGCAACGTCATCCAGACGCTGGCTGCGATGAACGATTCGTCGCGCGGCATCAGCGTCAATGTCGGCGTGATCAGAGGCGGCACGCGGCCGAACGTGATTGCCGAAGAGGCCTATGCGGAGGTCGATCTACGCGTGCCGACAATGTCGGACTCCGAAGAGCTCACGGCAAAAATCCTCGGTCTCAAATCGCGCACCGAGGGCGTCACCGTCAAGGTGGTCGGCGAGCTGAACCGGCCGCCCTATGAAAAGAGCAACGCCGGCGCCGCGCTCTACGAGCATGCCAGGACGATCGCGGCCGAAATCGGCTTCGATCTGGTCGATACCTCGACCGGCGGCGGCTCCGACGGCAATTTCACCGCGCCGCATACCGCCACGCTGGACGGGCTCGGCGTCGATGGTCAGGGCGCGCATACCCATTACGAGCAGATGTACATCTCCTCGATCGAGCCGCGGGCGCGGCTGTTGTACCGGCTGTACCAGACGCTGCGATGA
- the rimP gene encoding ribosome maturation factor RimP → MTDPIAGSVDADLLAEPRLVVEPGAAARVSAVAGPVLQGMGYRLVRIKISGEAGCTVQIMAERPDGSMQIEDCEAISRALSPVLDVADPIDRAYRLEISSPGIDRPLVRRSDFERFAGHLVKVEMAVAHQGRKRFRGHLAGVEGDAVRLHRDDIRAGEDVDVLLVMEDIADARLVLTDELIAESMRRGKQAERELKQNLGLASPPPPHAKKSDPARSNKPKPKPGKMPEPKKPEPTNTKKHRLAAERLRRGDLDPTEGD, encoded by the coding sequence ATGACCGATCCGATCGCTGGTTCCGTGGATGCCGACCTCTTGGCCGAGCCCCGTCTCGTCGTCGAGCCGGGTGCGGCCGCGCGGGTCTCGGCGGTCGCCGGACCCGTGCTGCAGGGAATGGGCTACCGGCTGGTCCGGATCAAGATTTCCGGCGAAGCCGGCTGCACCGTGCAAATCATGGCCGAACGGCCCGACGGGTCGATGCAGATCGAGGATTGCGAGGCGATCTCGCGGGCGCTGTCGCCGGTTCTCGATGTCGCCGATCCGATCGACCGCGCCTACCGGCTCGAAATATCCTCGCCGGGCATCGACCGCCCGCTGGTGCGCCGCTCCGATTTCGAGCGCTTCGCCGGCCATCTGGTAAAGGTCGAAATGGCGGTCGCCCATCAGGGCCGCAAGCGTTTCCGGGGGCACCTGGCCGGCGTCGAAGGCGACGCCGTGCGGCTACATCGGGATGACATACGCGCAGGCGAAGATGTCGACGTGCTGCTGGTGATGGAAGACATCGCCGATGCACGGCTGGTTTTGACGGACGAATTGATTGCGGAATCGATGCGGCGCGGCAAGCAGGCCGAGCGCGAATTGAAGCAAAATCTCGGATTGGCGTCCCCCCCTCCGCCGCATGCCAAGAAGAGCGATCCGGCCAGGAGCAACAAACCGAAGCCGAAGCCCGGCAAGATGCCCGAGCCCAAAAAGCCGGAGCCGACCAATACGAAGAAACACCGCCTCGCCGCAGAAAGACTGCGCAGGGGCGACCTCGATCCTACTGAAGGAGACTAG
- a CDS encoding phytanoyl-CoA dioxygenase family protein, which translates to MLTESEVQAHADRIRDDGYVVIEGAADSRLVEGLIAALQRVECEHRLGPAKTSFEGFKTVRINNLLTYDDLFWEVPLHENVLPVVERVLDRECLLSSFCSLVLGPGQEAQPIHEDTQLIPLPRPHIPITLNAIWALSDFRADNGATRIIPGSHKFDSSPEYGRDYDAVTATMKAGSVMLFDSALWHGGGANHSDERRFAFSCAYCWGWMRQQENLQLGIPQETAKRFPRRLQELCGYSVYKGQFGHIDNHDPIELLGRERGKRMVWEATDVRKARMAER; encoded by the coding sequence ATGCTGACGGAATCGGAAGTTCAGGCCCATGCCGACAGGATCCGCGACGACGGATATGTCGTGATCGAAGGCGCGGCGGACTCTCGCCTGGTCGAAGGTCTGATCGCAGCACTGCAGCGCGTCGAGTGCGAGCATCGGCTCGGTCCGGCCAAGACCTCGTTCGAAGGCTTCAAGACCGTTCGCATCAACAACCTGCTCACCTATGACGATCTGTTCTGGGAAGTGCCGCTGCACGAGAATGTGCTGCCGGTGGTGGAGCGGGTGCTGGACAGGGAATGCCTGCTGTCGTCGTTCTGCTCGCTGGTGCTGGGACCGGGGCAGGAGGCGCAGCCGATCCACGAGGACACGCAGCTGATTCCGCTGCCGCGTCCGCACATTCCGATCACGCTCAACGCGATCTGGGCGCTGTCGGACTTTCGCGCGGACAATGGCGCGACGCGGATCATACCGGGCAGCCACAAATTTGATTCCTCGCCGGAATATGGCCGCGACTACGACGCGGTCACCGCGACGATGAAGGCCGGGAGCGTGATGCTGTTCGACAGCGCGCTATGGCATGGCGGCGGCGCCAACCATTCCGATGAGCGGCGTTTCGCGTTTTCCTGCGCCTATTGCTGGGGCTGGATGCGGCAACAGGAGAATTTGCAGCTCGGCATTCCGCAGGAAACCGCAAAGCGTTTTCCGCGGCGGCTGCAGGAGCTGTGCGGCTATAGCGTCTACAAGGGACAATTCGGCCACATCGACAACCACGATCCGATTGAACTGCTCGGCCGCGAACGCGGTAAACGGATGGTGTGGGAAGCGACGGATGTACGCAAAGCGCGGATGGCGGAGCGTTGA